Part of the Paenibacillus kyungheensis genome, TGATCGCCAACGCTCCGATACGCCCTCTTTTCTCAAAATAAAGCTGTTGATACTGCTCCCGTCCTCCATGATCAGAAAATTCACGAAAAGCTTCAAACGACAGTACAGGAATCGGAAGAATCAATGCTTCATCCGCTAGATGCTGTAACTCTGTCCACCATGCTGTATAGTTAGGATTGCTTAATGTATGTTGTACTCGATTTTCCAGATCATCTATCCCCCAGAGTAAAGCAGAGGACTTGGTAGAAATATTCATGATATTCACCTCGTAGCTAGAATAGTTGTTGATTGTTTTGAAGATAACGCTTTCAACGATAAATGTATATCTATTATGAATTTTTCATATAATGAAATAATTATAAATGACTGGATATTTGAGCATTATAGGTTATGCTATATAAAAATATATACCGAATTGGAGGAATAATGATGAGTGTAAATATTGAGTTGGAACAACATATTACTACTTTGACCGATGAGGAAAAAAATGATTTTATCAAACATGTCTATTTAATCCTAAATAATCGTAGCAATTCGGATCTAATCGTTAGAGCTAAAATTAGTGAATTAGTAGGTCGTTATATCAATATCAGTAAATAACATACATCGCATACGATGATGAACTATTCATGATATCATTCTGCATTTTTAAATATAGAATACTCATTTTTAGCAAATAAAAAGTCGCTTTTTTATCAAAGCGACTTTTTGTGTTGCATGCTATTTTTTTATTAAATGCTATTGGTATAGATGTCTAGCGAAACCGTAGTCCGCTCTTTTTATGCTTGCGTCTACGGATCAAAATATAAAATAACATAACTAATACGATCCCAATTCCATCGACTAATGTATCTGTAAAATGCCCTGTTCGTCCTGATACAAATGTCTGATGCCATTCATCCGACAACGCATATAGATAAGATACAATACCTGCCCAGACAATCGGCGCATACTCTCGGCGTGTCAGTGGAGAAAACACACGACATAACAAAAACGCCAGAATCGCAAATTCAACCACATGCGCTATTTTACGAATAAAAAATTCAAAAAAATCATAAGGCGATGTGCCACTCACCAGATAACCATCATACGAAAATTCAATCGTAGGTGTAAATGTAGACAACGTGGACTCTGGAATCAAGTCTGCCAAAAACGGCTTCAAATCCTGCTCAATATACGGCTGATTGGATTTGTAAAAAATAAAAGCCATCCATGCTAAAGCCAGTACCGTCCATATGATCCAGCGAACGTACGGAAATTTTCGACTACTATAGATAGAACTCATTCAGCTTATCCCTCCAAACATATGCAGCATAGTATATCATATCCTGCACATCTGATCATCCCACTGTCCAAAGCAACATATCAAAAAACAGCCCGATCTTTACCAGACTGTTTTGGTTATTACACTATGTATTTTTCAGCACATACGGCTATCCTAGTATGTTTTTATCTTATCGACCCTATCGTGTCTTTAATCAAACATACTAGCTAGTCGTTAACCTATTTATCAAGTACAAACTTGTCTAGACAAACAGTCATTTTTCACGTTGCAATTACAGAATTCTTATTCTATTCGATAGGAGCACGTTCTACAAAATATTTATTTGTCATATAGAAAGCTTCACCACGTGATGTTTCCACTTTTCCTTTTTTCGGATCAAGGAACACAATCTCTTTACACTTCGTGCAATACCATTTGGTACGCATAAATGGTGAATCTGTAGTATAAGCTGTTCCACATTTGCAATCCACTTTGATCAAAATCTCATTTGCTTTATAAGCAGTGCTCAAGTCCTCAGCAGGATGTTGTTCTTCCGGCTGAATCGGAACAATCACACGTTGATGATCAGAGAATTGATTTTGTACTTTAAAATCAGCAACTAATTCGGGATTCAACCCAAAAAATTCTTTACCTATATTAGTCACATAACGCGTATTGCTTCTATAACTTTCAAGCCATTCCTCGATCTGCTGGTTCGATAAAGGTACAGTACCTTTTATACCACTGTTCAAGGTGTATGTCATGATGTGCAAAGCATCGCTTGGTCTGCTTGAGTACATTAGAAACCTCCTCTTTCTTCAAAGCTAATGTACTATAAATCATCGTTTTTATCAAAGCACGAAATTAACTAAAATCCCATGATATTGAATTCGCTAGTACATATATGCCGTTTTATTCCCGGTAAAACGGATTATTACATTTTTGTTACAAATAAGTCAGCAAGCATCGGACCCTACTTTCTAGCCTATCCCCCCTATTCGCGATGATTATGTACCATTGCTTAACTTATATAATCGCCCAGATCGACATGCCAAGTTATCTGGTTGCGGGCAATCCACAATTGGACAGCATCATGAAAATGCTGAGCATATTGCTTACGGGAGACCTCATTTACAGTACAAAAATGCTCTATTAATTGATATTTTTCTACCCAATCATTCATCGTAGCAAAGCCAATATGCTTGATCATATGACATTGGAAACATAACGACTGAAACCCGTTCAGGTACTGAACTTGTACGTCTGTATCAAATGTCCATATCTCATGGCAATGTAGCTTATCGATCGTATCCCCTTTGACACGATGACAGATACAGCAGCTATACTGATCACGCTTTTGAATATCCTGGCTGAATTGTCGCCACTGATAAGAAGTTAATCGATTACGAAGATTCAAGTGCATTGTCGATTCGGGAATTAATTCTATTTCTAACTTTAATTCATTATGATTCATAGAAGTTTCCTGTACCCAATCATTTTTGAGCTTCCTTAGATTATAACACTAATGTTAATAATTTATAACACTAATGTTAACATTAAGGCAAGACTAGAACTTGATTCAACGTACATAATTAATACGATTAAACTTTTGATCATTATATATCAATTATTCATTTTTTGAAATCGTTAAATCTAAGAAATGTAGATTTGGATCATTTTATTTGACAGTTAATTGAAATTTGCCGTTGATATTATTACCGATCTCATAATTATTGATCGTCATATATACAACCGTCTTTTTATTCCACGTCGGTAAATGTTCACCTTCTGCATATAATTGTTGGACATCGTCAATCATCTGCTCACATTTGGCTTGTACCTGCTGATCCGGTAAATCATATACCCCCTGCGCGCTATAATACGGTTCCATCTTCGGTTGATTGTAAATATCAATATATAGATACTCTAATTGATGAGATGGATCTTTGTAAAAGTAAATTTTATTGACTACAAAATCATCTGTCGCCACATAATCTTCGATCTGATGGGTCATATCATGAATAGCAGTATCTTCTTCTATCGTCCGCACATTCTTTTGGACAGTTGTTAACTCTTGTTGATACCTCTCAAGCTTCTTGGTTAGCGCCTGATTGCTCTGCTCACTCTGGTATATCGTTGTATAAAGCTTCTGATTGCTTATCCACAATACGCCAGCCAGTGCAGTTACTACTATTAGTAGAACAACGGCTATGATCCAACCGGTATGCCTTCTTTTATGCTGAATAACAGAAGTCGTCCAGTCTTTTTCTACAAACCGCATAACAACCTCCTTCAATATTATTCTCGTTTGCATTATACATGAAATGAATCATAAATCAGCACTTTTTTTACAAGCATGAGTAATGAATCAAGACTTTGGAATGAGGAAATAACAGCATTAGGTCTATCCACTTATTTTATAAATATTTGTCAAAAACACTAGCTGTTTATGTAAACCTATGGTAATATTAGTCCATACAGAAAGGAGGTGCGTCAACATTCAGATTAACATGTTGAACGCGTCCTTTACCCAATCCGAGGTTCTTGTCTAAACCACACGAACTTCGGAGGCGCGGGATGCGGATCAAAGATTTCAATTAGCGCCATCGGGTTAGAAAGACCACCTTCGGGTGGTCTTTTTATGTGCAAAAAAATATTTTTCCGAGTAATTCATATTTTTTTTCAGATAAAACTAACTTATTAAGGAAACTATGTTAATATGAAGTTAAATCCTATTACATAAGCCAAATAACTTCCTGAATATAGGGTATCCGTAACATCAAAGGAGGTTTATGACGAAAAGATAGATTGCACTTTCATTAAAAGGCATATAGTTCTTTTGTTTGTCTACTCTTCATAGGGAGCATCCAACTCTATAATATTATGATCAGGATCAAGAATATAAATCTGTGCAAAGCCGGCCAAACTATGGGGACGTGCTTCATAGAATACATTTTGTTGATCTAACCACTCCAATGTCTGACGATAACTCCTTACCCAGATAGCTAGATGTCCATCTGTTGAATCAATATTCCCCTCACGTAATGTTTCTCCTTGCGGTTGCTGTATCAAATGCAACTGTTGCTCACCTATTGCATACCATATTCCTACAGAATCAAATGGCGGACGCTCAATTTCTTTCAATTGAAGTACGTCAGAATAAAAGACACGAGATCTATTAATATCACGTACTGCCAAACTCATATGATGAATATATTCAAATTCAATCATGTTTGTGTTCTCCTTTTGTCTTTTTTTATTCATTGTTGGAACATTCTTTTTCTATATTATCCTGTATGTATGGATAAAGTAAATTCAGTTAGAGAGTGAAACGTGAAAAAGGGATTCTATTTACTAGGCATATGCTGTTCAAATTAGTATTCAAAGGAGAAATAAATAATGAAAAAAACATGGGTTACATTGGGTCTTACAACAGTGACAGCACTAGCGCTCGTAGTTCCTTTCCATTCATCTGCTTATGCGGCTACTTCTACAGCAACTCAAGAAACTACTCCTTCTTCGATCGATAGTCAGAATATTGATCTCAATTTCGACCTTGTACTTCAAAAAGGAAACTCTGTTGTCAAATCGAGTACATTCCCTTCTTATAAAGATCTGGTATCAGCAACAGCTGATCTTACCCTTCGTTCAGATGAACGTATCGTTTTATCCTATGAAGGCTATGATGTAGTTAAGAAAAAATGGGTTCCTGTTAATGTAAACATATACGATTATTCTTATAATAGTGATATCAGTCTGGCTCCAGACCCTAATGCAGATGGTGGTCGTGGTGCTGTTCAATTCCGTTTTGTAATAGCAGGATTCAATATCCAACAAACATCTCACCAAAAAATATCTGTACACTATTTTGCTTCTTAACGATAATATCTACAACTCATTTTAAAAACGTATAACATACAGATAGATAACCCTCTGACTTACGCTTGTTATCATAAGCAGAAGCTAGAGGGTTATTATTTAATTTCTCTACTTGAGTACATCTATTTCTAGCCACCCTATGAAAAATAATTGCCAACTTTTAAGAGAACGCTTACAATATGTAATATTAATATTCAATTAGCTATCTATTTTTTAACGCAGGAGGTACATTCACAATGATATCCAGCGAAAACGATTTGCATCATTTCTCTCAAAAGCCTATCCGCTTTATTCTCACCCCTTCTCCTGTCGCTCAATCCACTTATCTGTATATTCAAGAAATCGGGTATCATTATATCGATTCATCTTCTTCTATTAAGCATGCCAAAATTGCGTCCTATCTGTTCTTATATACATTGTCCGGTTCTGGTTGTCTGTATTATCGAGGACAGTCTTTTCTATTACAAGCAGGTGATTTCTTCTGGATCGATTGCAAAGAAGAATACCGCTATGAAGCAAAGTCCGAACAACCATGGGAAACGTTATCGATCCATATGTATGGAGCCACAATAGCGGGCTACTATGATCAATATGACAATAATCAGATGCCAGTATATCATTCACAATCGTCTTCGCTGATTCTGGAGCTAGCTCAACAATTACTTAACTTGCAATACACACGTACACAGAAAACAGAGCTTCTGAATGCTCAACTCCTCACACAATTGTTAACCGAGATCATCTTAACGACGATCTATGCCAAAGACAATACATACAGCATCCCCTCCAAAATTCTGAATATGCAAACTTATCTCGAACATAACTACACGCAAGCGATCACACTCGACCAGCTCGCCAAACAATACGGGATGAACAAATTTCAACTGACCAAAGATTTCAAACAATATATCGGACTCCCTCCGATCGAATACCTGATCCATATTCGGATCAATGCTGCCAAAGGCATGCTACAATATTCCGACAAAAGCGTCCAAGAAATCGCCAACGAAGTCGGCGTAGACAATGTATCTCATTTTATCAATTTATTCAAAGCCAGAGTCAATTGCACCCCGCTTAGTTACCGAAAAGAATGGTCGTAACGATAATTCAGACGACGGATGACATCATATAACTCTCTACATTTCACTGTACTTTATAAACACTATTTTAAGTGTAGTATACGTATATTCTCCTGTGAACAATAGAAATTATTCCTAATATATGGTATAAAAAATATGATAAATAAAGGATACTATTATTCATAAGGAGAATACGATGCTTATTTCGAACGATCATTTGTCTATTCGTTCTCTTACCATTGAAGATAAAAATAACCTTGCAAAATGGATGTCTGACCCTACAGTTTTGCAATATTATCAAGGTCGAGATGAACCTCTAGATGTGGACAAAGTCACTGAAATCTTTTACGATCCAGATAATGAAGATGTTCAGTGTATTATCGAATATGATGGTATACCGATAGGTTATATTCAATATTACCTGTTAGATCAAGAAAGCAGAAATGTATACGGATATCATGACTCTAGTGAAGTGATCTATGGGATGGATCAGTTTATCGGCGAACCAGACTATTGGAATCGGGGTATTGGTACTCTACTCATCCAGACAATGATCACCTTCCTCACACAGCAAAAACAAGCCCACCGCATCGCAATGGACCCTCAGACATGGAATACGAGAGCACTCCATTGTTATAAAAAATGTGGATTCCAAAAAGTAAAATTATTACCCAACCATGAATGGCATGAAGGTGAATATCGGGATTGTTGGTTAATAGAGTACAAAAAGTAGTAAAAGCTTATAATGAGGTTAGATAGAATTGAAAAATATGCAATTGTACGTTATGATTTGGCTGATATACATATGTAGGACATATTTATTTTAGAGGATATGCAAAGTCAATAACTGTACAGCACCTGACTTAATTGCAAGCCATCTTTGATCCCCTGCTCATACATCGTCGATTCTGCTAATCCTTGAATAAGCGTCACTACTTCTTCGTATTGGGTGAACAGAATTTGGATATCTGACGGAAGCTGATCATAGATAGTGGCAAATAGTTCTGTGCATTCAGTGGTGAGGGCTTGATACTCAGGCGAAGGCGAAATAGCATCCTCACTCACTTGATCCATACGTGTGGATATGAACTGATTGAAGGCTTCTTTGATTTGGGCTTTTCTATGTAGTAGTTGGG contains:
- a CDS encoding VanZ family protein translates to MSSIYSSRKFPYVRWIIWTVLALAWMAFIFYKSNQPYIEQDLKPFLADLIPESTLSTFTPTIEFSYDGYLVSGTSPYDFFEFFIRKIAHVVEFAILAFLLCRVFSPLTRREYAPIVWAGIVSYLYALSDEWHQTFVSGRTGHFTDTLVDGIGIVLVMLFYILIRRRKHKKSGLRFR
- a CDS encoding AraC family transcriptional regulator is translated as MISSENDLHHFSQKPIRFILTPSPVAQSTYLYIQEIGYHYIDSSSSIKHAKIASYLFLYTLSGSGCLYYRGQSFLLQAGDFFWIDCKEEYRYEAKSEQPWETLSIHMYGATIAGYYDQYDNNQMPVYHSQSSSLILELAQQLLNLQYTRTQKTELLNAQLLTQLLTEIILTTIYAKDNTYSIPSKILNMQTYLEHNYTQAITLDQLAKQYGMNKFQLTKDFKQYIGLPPIEYLIHIRINAAKGMLQYSDKSVQEIANEVGVDNVSHFINLFKARVNCTPLSYRKEWS
- a CDS encoding GNAT family N-acetyltransferase — protein: MLISNDHLSIRSLTIEDKNNLAKWMSDPTVLQYYQGRDEPLDVDKVTEIFYDPDNEDVQCIIEYDGIPIGYIQYYLLDQESRNVYGYHDSSEVIYGMDQFIGEPDYWNRGIGTLLIQTMITFLTQQKQAHRIAMDPQTWNTRALHCYKKCGFQKVKLLPNHEWHEGEYRDCWLIEYKK
- a CDS encoding VOC family protein, producing the protein MIEFEYIHHMSLAVRDINRSRVFYSDVLQLKEIERPPFDSVGIWYAIGEQQLHLIQQPQGETLREGNIDSTDGHLAIWVRSYRQTLEWLDQQNVFYEARPHSLAGFAQIYILDPDHNIIELDAPYEE